The genomic region gtaattttggGGTACTTGTTGTCTTTTAGGATCCGTCAATGCATATGAGTCTCATATCTACTAGAAAGATGGTGCAAGTGATAATATAAATGTGtgttacttttttatttataatcatTTTCCTTGTGTGTAGAATGAAAAATTGGGCGTAAAAATCATTTCTTGTTGATTACACACCTAGGAGTCAATTTTAAAGAGAGTGAGGTAGAATATTTGAGTGATTCGGGGATGGTGGATGATGTGTTGGAGATTTGTGATTTGGGAATTAATAAACACATTTTTAGCTTGCCACACATCTTTGTTAATCAGTATGTTGTTTCAGTTTGTTTTATCCAATCCAAAggtcaaaaataaagaaaaagtgtGTGAAAGCCAAATAAGGTTTGTGATAATCTCCTTCGTTGCAATTTTTCTTCGTTACCTACAGGCATTGAGAGCCGATGTTTTTGAGCCGTTAGACCAAATCTAATGGTCactgttcatttgttttttagcCTTTGAATACAATTCACTAGTGAATTACGATCTGTGTTGGTAGGCACCGAAGAATACAATTCACTAATGAATCGAGAAGTGTTAGAAAAGACGAGAGCCACCAAAAAAGGCCCAAAATTGGCAGCACCATATTGGAGACTAGATGATAGCTCAGACACCGAAAACAGAACGCCCATGTGATGCCTTTAACTGACTTTATTTACTCTTGAAAATTGCACATTGAGCATCAACCCATGTGTGAATATTTACTGCACGTCCATCTGCATTTAACTTAACTcggtcaaaaagaaaaaatacgGGATGGCTGTTATTCATCCAAAATTTGTATAAATttggctccctccatttctcTGCACTCACACATTCTACTGCCACTACCTTCCTTctccatcatcttcttcttctaaactcacaacaacaacaacaaattcgAATCCAGATTCTCGATCAATATGACGACGACCTCCATTCTGTTCCCAATCTTGATcaccttcctcttccttttcaCCACCATCACTGCCTCCCAACCCATTACTTTCCCCACCCTTACCATCCACACTACCAGTGTCCTCCAATGACACCACCGTTGCCGTTACGCCGACACTTTCAGCCTCTTACTTTGTGGAGGCCCAAATTGGGCTTCCACGGTTTCTCGTCAAACTGGCTCTGTCTACATCAATCCCAACAACCTGGGTGCAATGGGTTGAATGTGTAGTCAGTCTGTTTGGACGTCCCCTCCAAATATACGAACTTCAACCCTTCCGATGGTTTTCAACTTGTTGCCGGGGACGATGCCAATTATTGCGTCCCCCCTGTTGCCAAAACAGCCACATCTGCAGACCCGTGTTGGTACGACCTTGGCTTCAGCCAAGGGATCTTGGGGATTGACACCTTCTCATTGGTGTCGCGGCCATCCACAACCAGTCGACTGCCGTCCTTGAAGATAAACCACTTTTTATCTTCGGGCTGGGTAAACAAAACCTCATCGGTTTTGGCGCGCACAGTTCCATAGTCGGACAGCTTGGCCTCGGAAAGGGCCACCCTTCTTCCACCCTCTCACAGCTCAACATCAGCCGCTTCTCCTACTGCCTTCCGCTCTCCAATTCCAACCCCCAAAACACGAATGCAACCCTCGAGTTCGGCCCCAAAGCCGGACTAACTACTGCTTACTACTACAATACCCCGATTATTGAAGGACCCCCCGACCACCCCTTCGACTATTACCTTAACCTCACAGCAATTGCCGTCGACAACGTATCAGTTTACACACCTTCAGAACGGAGAGAAGGAGGGGAACCGGGATTTGTAATTGACGTGGGAGCCACGGTCACCGTCTTGTACAAGGAGGCTTACATCCCGATGAAAAACGCTGTGATGGAATATCTTTCCAGTCACTTCGGACTGTACCCGGTTTACCCCTCCCCACCTGAGTACGATCCTCCAGCTTATGAGCTCTGTTATTACTACGAGGATCTTGAGTCCCTCACCACCCTCACCTACCCGAACATTTCCTTCCATTTCGAAGGAGGAGCGGTGTTGCAGCTGCCAGAATCCCAAGCCTTCCACAACTTTGTGGATGAGCTTCAAACGGGCTTGGTAATGATCCCCAGGACTGGGACAGAACCAAGCCGGCTGGGTGCACCACAGCAAAGAGGGTGGAGATTCACGTACGATCTCCTCCATTCGGAGCTGTCTTTCGCTCCAAATGGGTGTTGAATCATCCGCCTCTGGGATTTGGAACTAATAGCAGAGTTAGTCCCATTGCAAATTTCATCAACAATTATCGGTTTATGTTGTAATCAAGCTACTAAAATATTGAATTGGTTTATCTTGAAGAATATTAGGTCTATGTTAAAGTTACTAAAATATTGAGTGAAAAATAACTTATTAGTCATTGCCAATATGTTTGTTGTAGTGTAAAGGATGGTTTTCGAGCGTCCGTGCATTTGTTCCTATTCTTAAAAAACACGTGTGGAGATTAACATCCTCTTTCgtccaaaactaaactttacaACAATtttacattaatatatataccAATCAATACAATGCAATGAAGCTTTCAAATCACACACACAGTTCGAAAGTTATTTTGTTACACATTTAGGAGAAGTTACTCTCGGATGATTCACTCATGGCCTGTTGGTAACTATCCATTTTCGAAGCGAAGTGCATTCACAGAAGCATAGTTAGGAGCAATTGTAGAACCATGATTTTCTAGGAGCATGACATGTGCATCTCAGGTGGCAAGACTGACCACAGCCCATGGAGCATAGTTCCGACAAGTTAGGCTTAAGCCTATTAAAGATATTACTTGTCTCTCAAGTAAGGAAACTCTAATTGAAGTCAAATTAGGATACCTTGAGGATTAGACAACGTGATCCTAGGAGGATTGGTATCTTATCCTAAATTCCCTCCTAGATAGTCTCCCTATttaattgaaattattttctcaACGAAGACTCAAGATCAATACTCTAACTTATTATTAATCAAGGGACCTACTCTGGATTCTCCATCTtctccgatatatatatatatatatatatatatatatatatatattttctctaCACCTAATCTTTTTCACCATTTTAGGCTCAAAtcaggagagatttttcagtgtgaccgtcaCATGAGGTAGTATACCATGTGGCTCTATATAAATGGTAGATTATctgtgttaaaaggttaataacttaaaaattaaaatttttcaccacttacataaaaacacatggtaTACCATCTGTGTTctcgtcacaactaaaaatttctcccacATCAAGGGTTTGTTCATTTGGAACTGGAATC from Pyrus communis chromosome 9, drPyrComm1.1, whole genome shotgun sequence harbors:
- the LOC137744421 gene encoding aspartyl protease AED1-like, which encodes MPIIASPLLPKQPHLQTRVGTTLASAKGSWGLTPSHCSIVGQLGLGKGHPSSTLSQLNISRFSYCLPLSNSNPQNTNATLEFGPKAGLTTAYYYNTPIIEGPPDHPFDYYLNLTAIAVDNVSVYTPSERREGGEPGFVIDVGATVTVLYKEAYIPMKNAVMEYLSSHFGLYPVYPSPPEYDPPAYELCYYYEDLESLTTLTYPNISFHFEGGAVLQLPESQAFHNFVDELQTGLVMIPRTGTEPSRLGAPQQRGWRFTYDLLHSELSFAPNGC